One part of the Vitis riparia cultivar Riparia Gloire de Montpellier isolate 1030 chromosome 6, EGFV_Vit.rip_1.0, whole genome shotgun sequence genome encodes these proteins:
- the LOC117916241 gene encoding sorting nexin 2A, with translation MMGSDLHSSREEMESLILDEPLNGTSFSNYRSAMSSLSDAHHPLSSPMLTTPADTDPLISPLMYRDFRNPNAPDHSYVEPPSYADVIFSPFEGENGGNVNGVESPTQKSESSMVMSRSASSSSEYLKITVSNPQKEQESSNSIVPGGNTYVTYLITTRTNVPEFGGSEFSVRRRFKDVVTLSDRLSESFRGFFIPPRPDKSVVESQVMHKQEFVEQRRVALEKYLRRLAAHPVIKKSDELRVFLQVQGKLPLPISTDVASRMLDGAVKLPKQLFGDSGTVVAPHEVVQPAKGGRDLLRLFKELKQSVANDWGGSKPPVGEEDKEFLEKKEKMNDLEQQLSSASQQAESLVKAQQDIGETLGELGLAFIKLSKFENEEAVFNSQRIRAAETKVVATAAVKASRFYRELNAQTVKHLDAFHEYLGLMLAVHGAFSDRSSALLTVQTLLSDLSSLHSRAEKLEAASSKIFGGDKSRIRKIEEMKETIRVTEDAKNVAVREYERIKENNRTELERFNRERHADFLSMLKGFVINQVGYAEKIANVWGKVAEETSGYAKEGP, from the exons ATGATGGGTTCTGATCTCCACTCGTCGAGGGAAGAGATGGAAAGTCTCATTCTGGATGAGCCGCTGAATGGAACATCATTTTCTAATTACCGGAGTGCGATGTCATCTCTCTCCGATGCGCACCATCCTCTGTCGTCGCCGATGCTGACTACTCCGGCGGATACGGATCCATTGATATCGCCGCTGATGTATCGCGATTTTCGGAACCCTAACGCGCCGGATCATTCCTACGTCGAGCCACCGTCGTACGCTGATGTGATTTTCAGTCCGTTTGAGGGGGAGAATGGTGGCAATGTCAACGGCGTGGAAAGCCCTACCCAGAAATCGGAGAGTTCCATGGTTATGTCGAGATCCGCGTCGTCTAGTTCTGAGTATTTGAAAATTACGGTGTCGAATCCGCAAAAGGAGCAGGAGAGTTCAAATTCGATAGTTCCTGGAGGTAATACTTACGTCACGTATTTAATCACTACGAGAACGAATGTACCGGAGTTTGGAGGATCGGAGTTTAGCGTTCGAAGGCGGTTTAAGGACGTGGTGACTCTATCTGATAGGTTATCGGAGTCTTTTAGAGGGTTTTTTATTCCTCCAAGGCCTGATAAGAGTGTTGTAGAGAGTCAAGTGATGCATAAACAAGAATTTGTGGAGCAAAGGCGAGTGGCATTGGAGAAGTACCTGCGGAGATTGGCAGCACATCCTGTGATTAAGAAGAGCGATGAATTGAGGGTTTTTTTACAGGTTCAGGGGAAGCTGCCATTGCCGATAAGTACAGATGTGGCGTCAAGGATGCTTGATGGGGCAGTGAAGCTTCCAAAGCAGTTGTTTGGGGATTCGGGGACTGTGGTTGCCCCGCATGAAGTTGTTCAGCCTGCAAAAGGGGGGAGGGATTTGTTGAGGTTGTTCAAGGAGCTGAAGCAGTCAGTAGCTAATGATTGGGGAGGGTCAAAACCACCAGTTGGGGAGGAAGATAAGGAGTTTcttgaaaagaaagagaagatgaATGATCTTGAGCAGCAGCTCAGTAGTGCATCTCAGCAG GCTGAATCACTCGTGAAAGCTCAGCAAGATATTGGGGAGACATTGGGAGAATTAGGGCTAGCGTTTATTAAGCTCTCAAAATTTGAGAACGAGGAGGCTGTGTTTAACTCCCAAAGAATACGAGCTGCTGAAACAAAAGTTGTGGCCACTGCTGCAGTCAAAGCAAGCAGATTCTATCGAGAATTAAATGCACAAACTGTGAAACACTTG GATGCATTCCATGAATATCTTGGATTAATGTTAGCTGTTCACGGTGCATTCTCCGATCGCTCAAGTGCTTTATTGACTGTACAGACTCTTCTATCAGACTTGTCTTCATTGCATTCAAGAGCTGAAAAGCTTGAAGCTGCATCATCCAAAATATTTGGTGGTGATAAGTCAAGGATCCGCAAGATAGAAGAGATGAAAGAAACCATAAGAGTTACTGAAGATGCTAAAAATGTTGCGGTTAGAGAATATGAGCGGATCAAG